The following proteins come from a genomic window of Sorex araneus isolate mSorAra2 chromosome 1, mSorAra2.pri, whole genome shotgun sequence:
- the DBH gene encoding dopamine beta-hydroxylase: MQVPRPSAREAASMYGTAVAVFLVILVAALQGSAPPEDPFPYHVPLDPEGALELAWNVDYAQETVQFRLLIRGLRAGLLFGMSERGELQNADVVALWTDGDSAYFGDAWTDAAGRLHLDAQQDYQLLQAQSTPEGLALLFKRPFSTCDPKDYFIEDGTVHLVFATLEQPVRSLEAINTSGLHAGLQRVQLLKPDLPAPALPPDTRSLDVRAPDVLIPAQETTYWCYVTELPAAFPRHHIVMYEPIITEGNEALVHHMEVFQCAPQFETVPSFNGPCDSKMKPESLNYCRHVLAAWALGAKAFYYPQEAGVAFGGQGASRFLRLEVHYHNPLRITGRRDASGIRLHYTATLRPFDAGILELGLVYTPVMAIPPREHAFVLTGHCPGACTQLALPPAGIRIFASQLHTHLSGRTVETVLLRDGRERELVNRDPHYSPHFQEIRMLKELVTVRPGDVLVTSCTYNTEDRAEVTVGGFGILQEMCVNYVHYYPRTQLELCKSALQPELLQAYFRMVSRPSGEGACRCPQASVPEQFASVPWSPFARGVLRALYDFAPVSVSCNKSSAVSFPGDWDLQPPPQAVSRLERPRPRCPAMHTGRPAAPTRVDLPRGSG; this comes from the exons ATGCAGGTGCCCAGGCCCAGCGCTCGGGAGGCTGCCTCCATGTACGGCACCGCCGTGGCCGTCTTCCTGGTCATCCTGGTGGCCGCGCTGCAGGGCTCGGCGCCCCCCGAGGACCCCTTCCCTTACCACGTGCCCCTGGACCCCGAGGGGGCGCTGGAGCTCGCCTGGAACGTCGACTACGCGCAGGAGACGGTGCAGTTCCGCCTGCTGATCCGCGGGCTGCGAGCCGGGCTCCTGTTCGGCATGTCGGAGCGCGGGGAGCTGCAGAACGCCGACGTGGTGGCTCTCTGGACCGACGGCGACAGCGCCTACTTCGGG GATGCCTGGACTGACGCAGCCGGCCGCCTCCACCTGGACGCCCAGCAGGACTACCAGCTGCTGCAGGCTCAGAGCACCCCCGAGGGCCTGGCCCTGCTGTTCAAGAGGCCCTTCAGCACCTGCGACCCCAAGGACTACTTCATCGAG GACGGCACGGTGCACCTGGTCTTTGCCACCCTGGAGCAGCCCGTGCGCTCGCTGGAGGCCATCAACACGTCGGGGCTGCACGCGGGCCTGCAGAGGGTGCAGCTGCTGAAGCCCGACCTGCCGGCGCCCGCCCTGCCGCCCGACACGCGCAGCCTGGACGTGCGTGCGCCCGACGTGCTCATCCCGGCCCAGGAGACCACCTACTGGTGCTACGTCACGGAGCTGCCCGCCGCCTTCCCCCGGCACCACATCGTCATG TACGAGCCCATCATCACCGAGGGGAACGAGGCCCTGGTGCACCACATGGAGGTCTTCCAGTGTGCCCCCCAGTTCGAGACTGTCCCCAGTTTCAACGGACCCTGTGACTCCAAGATGAAGCCTGAGTCGCTCAACTACTGCCGCCACGTGCTGGCCGCCTGGGCCCTGGGCGCCAAG GCCTTCTACTACCCCCAAGAAGCTGGCGTGGCCTTCGGGGGCCAAGGTGCCTCCAGGTTCCTGCGGCTGGAGGTCCACTACCACAACCCGCTGAGGATCACAG GCCGCCGGGACGCCTCGGGCATCCGCCTGCACTACACGGCCACGCTGCGGCCCTTCGACGCGGGCATCCTGGAGCTGGGCCTGGTCTACACACCCGTGATGGCCATCCCGCCGCGGGAGCACGCCTTCGTCCTCACCGGCCACTGCCCGGGCGCCTGCACGCAGCTG GCCCTGCCCCCCGCGGGGATCCGCATCTTCGCCTCCCAGCTGCACACGCACCTGTCGGGGCGCACGGTGGAGACGGTGCTGCTGCGGGACGGCCGTGAGCGGGAGCTGGTCAACAGGGACCCCCACTACAGCCCCCACTTCCAG GAGATCCGCATGCTCAAGGAGCTGGTGACCGTGCGCCCG GGGGACGTGCTGGTCACCTCCTGCACTTACAACACGGAGGACAGGGCAGAGGTCACCGTG GGCGGCTTCGGGATCCTGCAGGAGATGTGCGTGAACTACGTGCACTACTACCCGCGCACGCAGCTGGAGCTGTGCAAGAGCGCCCTGCAGCCCGAGCTCCTCCAGGCCTACTTCCGGATGGTCAGCAG gcccagcggggagggcgcgtgCAGGTGCCCACAGGCCTCGGTGCCCGAGCAGTTCGCCTCTGTGCCCTGGAGCCCCTTCGCCCGCGGGGTGCTCCGTGCGCTCTACGACTTTGCCCCCGTCTCCGTCAGCTGCAACAAGTCGTCGGCCGTGAGCTTCCCG GGAGACTGGGAcctgcagcccccgccccaggctgTGTCCCGCCTGGAGAGGCCGCGGCCCCGGTGCCCCGCGATGCACACGGGCCGGCCGGCCGCCCCCACCCGGGTGGATCTGCCGCGCGGCAGCGGCTGA
- the SARDH gene encoding sarcosine dehydrogenase, mitochondrial, whose protein sequence is MASLSRALRVAAGRPRSPARGLSSGAGPTAEKSVPYQRTLKETEAAAHGPSRALPSAADVVVIGGGSLGCQTLYHLAKLGVRGVLLERDRLTSGTTWHTAGLLWQLRPSDVEVELLAHTRRVVSHDLEQETGLHTGWIQNGGLFIASNRQRLDEYKRLMSLGKAYGVESHVLSPAQTKELYPLMNVDDLYGTLYVPQDGTMDPAGTCTTLTRAATARGAQVIENCPVTGIQVRTDDFGVRRVAAVDTEHGTIRTPCVVNCAGVWASAVGRMAGVKVPLVAMHHAYVVTERIEGIQNMPNVRDHDASVYLRLQGDALSVGGYENNPVFWEQVSDKFSFGLFDLDWDVFMQHIEGAVNRVPVLERTGIKSTVCGPESFTPDHKPLMGEAPELRGFFLGCGFNSAGMMLGGGCGQELAHWIVHGRPEKDMYGYDIRRFHHSLTDHGRWIRERSHESYAKNYSVVFPHDEPLAGRNMRRDPLHEELLARGCVFQERHGWERPGWFSPQGPAPVQDYDYYGAYGHGARDSAYRQLLGAEYTFDFPPHHHVIRDECLACRGAAAAFDMSYFGKFYLVGPDASAAADWLFSAHVSRPPGATVYTCMLNHRGGTESDLTVSRLAPSAEASPLAPAFEGDGYYLAVGGAVAQHNWSHISTVLQDRKLRCQLLDFSEDLGMLSVQGPASRAILQEVLDTDLSNDAFPFSTHKLARAAGHQVRAIRLSFVGELGWELHIPKASCVPVYRAIMAAGARHGLVDAGYRAIDSLSIEKGYRHWHADLRSDDSPLEAGLAFTCKLKSDTPFLGRQALEQQRAGGLRRRLVCFTVDEKVPLFGLEAIWRSGQVVGHVRRADFGFAIDKPVAYGYIRDPSGGPVTPDFVRGGEYALERMGETYLARAHLKSPFDPDNKRVKGEY, encoded by the exons ATGGCCTCGCTGAGCCGAGCCCTGCGCGTGGCCGCCGGGCGCCCCCGGAGCCCTGCCCGAGGCCTGAGCAGCGGGGCCGGCCCCACGGCCGAGAAGAGCGTCCCGTACCAGCGGACCCTGAAGGAGACGGAGGCGGCGGCCCACGGGCCCAGCCGGGCCCTGCCCAGCGCGGCCGACGTGGTGGTCATCGGCGGCGGCAGCCTGGGCTGCCAGACCCTGTACCACCTGGCCAAGCTGGGCGTGAGGGGCGTGCTGCTGGAGCGCGACCGGCTCACGTCGGGGACCACCTGGCACACggcag gcctcctgtggCAGCTGCGGCCCAGCGACGTGGAGGTGGAGCTCCTGGCCCACACCCGCCGCGTGGTGAGCCACGACCTGGAGCAGGAGACGGGGCTGCACACGGGCTGGATCCAGAACGGGGGGCTCTTCATCGCGTCCAACCGGCAGCGCCTGGATGAGTACAAGCGGCTCATGTCG CTGGGCAAGGCCTACGGTGTGGAGTCCCACGTGCTGAGCCCGGCGCAGACCAAGGAGCTGTACCCGCTGATGAACGTGGACGACCTCTACGGGACGCTGTACGTGCCGCAGGACGGGACCATGGACCCCGCGGGCACCTGCACCACGCTCACGCGGGCCGCCACCGCCCGCGGGGCCCAG GTCATCGAGAACTGCCCGGTCACCGGCATCCAGGTGCGCACCGACGACTTCGGGGTGCGGCGGGTGGCGGCGGTGGACACGGAGCACGGAACCATCCGGACGCCGTGTGTGGTCAACTGCGCAG GCGTGTGGGCCAGCGCCGTGGGCCGCATGGCCGGAGTGAAGGTGCCGCTGGTGGCCATGCACCACGCCTACGTGGTCACTGAGCGCATCGAGGGCATCCAG AACATGCCCAACGTCCGCGACCACGACGCCTCTGTGTACCTCCGCCTGCAAGGGGACGCCCTGTCTGTGGGGGGCTACGAGAACAACCCCGTCTTCTGGGAGCAG GTGTCTGACAAGTTCTCCTTCGGCCTCTTCGACCTGGACTGGGACGTGTTCATGCAGCACATCGAAGGGGCCGTGAACCGCGTGCCCGTGCTGGAGCGGACGGGCATCAAGTCCACCGTCTGCGGCCCGG AGTCCTTCACCCCGGACCACAAGCCGCTGATGGGGGAGGCGCCCGAGCTCCGCGGCTTCTTCCTGGGCTGCGGCTTCAACAGCGCGG GCATGATGCTGGGCGGCGGCTGTGGGCAGGAGCTGGCCCACTGGATCGTGCACGGGCGCCCGGAGAAGGACATGTACGGCTACGACATCAG GCGCTTCCACCACTCGCTCACCGACCACGGCCGCTGGATCCGGGAGCGCAGCCACGAGTCCTACGCCAAGAACTACTCGGTGGTCTTCCCGCACGACGAGCCGCTGGCCGGCCGCAACATGCGGCGGGACCCCCTGCACGAG GAGCTGCTGGCCCGAGGCTGCGTGTTCCAGGAGCGACATGGCTGGGAGCGGCCAGGATGGTTCAGTCCCCAGGGACCCGCCCCG GTCCAGGACTACGACTACTACGGGGCGTACGGGCACGGGGCGCGGGACTCGGCCTACCGCCAGCTGCTGGGCGCGGAGTACACCTTCGACTTCCCACCCCACCATCACGTG ATCAGGGACGAGTGCCTGGCCTGCCGGGGCGCGGCCGCCGCCTTCGACATGTCCTACTTCGGGAAGTTCTACCTGGTGGGCCCCGACGCCAGCGCAGCCGCGGACTGGCTCTTCTCGGCCCACGTCAGCCGCCCCCCAG GTGCCACAGTGTACACCTGCATGCTGAACCACCGCGGGGGCACCGAGAGCGACCTGACCGTCAGCCGCCTGGCCCCCAGCGCCGAGGCCTCTCCGCTGGCCCCCGCCTTCGAAG GGGACGGCTACTACCTGGCTGTGGGCGGGGCCGTGGCCCAGCACAACTGGTCCCACATCAGCACGGTGCTGCAGGACCGGAAGCTGCGCTGCCAGCTGCTGGACTTCTCGGAGGACCTGGGCATGCTCAGCGTGCAGGGCCCGGCCAG CCGGGCCATCCTCCAGGAGGTGCTGGACACAGACCTGAGCAACGACGCCTTCCCCTTCTCCACCCACAAGCTGGCCCGAGCCGCCGGACACCAG GTGCGGGCCATACGGCTGTCCTTCGTGGGGGAGCTGGGCTGGGAGCTGCACATCCCCAAGGCGTCCTGTGTGCCCGTGTACCGGGCCATCATGGCCGCGGGCGCCCGACACGGGCTTGTGGACGCGGGCTATCGGGCCATCGACTCTCTGAGCATCGAGAAGG GCTACCGGCACTGGCACGCGGACCTGCGCTCTGACGACAGCCCCCTGGAGGCCGGCCTGGCCTTCACCTGCAAGCTCAAGTCCGACACCCCCTTCCTGGGGCGCCAGGCCCTGGAGCAGCAGCGGGCGGGCGGCCTGCGGCGACGCCTCGTGTGCTTCACCGTGGACGA GAAGGTGCCGCTGTTCGGCCTGGAGGCCATCTGGAGGAGTGGCCAGGTGGTGGGCCACGTGCGCAGGGCCGACTTCGGCTTCGCCATAGACAAGCCCGTCGCCTACGGCTACATCCGGGACCCCAGCGGAGGGCCG GTGACCCCGGACTTCGTGAGGGGCGGGGAGTACGCCCTGGAGAGGATGGGGGAGACGTACCTCGCCCGGGCCCACCTCAAGTCCCCTTTCGACCCCGACAACAAGCGGGTGAAGGGCGAGTACTGA